A DNA window from Hordeum vulgare subsp. vulgare chromosome 1H, MorexV3_pseudomolecules_assembly, whole genome shotgun sequence contains the following coding sequences:
- the LOC123415595 gene encoding uncharacterized protein LOC123415595, which translates to MPAGAAMKLPLALLVFFSALLYSQIQPPPQKVPGSPGGPPVTATRTKLRDGRHVAYLESGVPKERARFKIIFVHGFFCCRHDVLNVSQGLLQDLGIYLLSFDRPGYCESDAHPARTEESIAVDIAELADNLQLGPRFHLMGFSMGGEIMWSCLKHIPHRLSGVAILAPVGNYWWSGLPAEVWYAQFPQDRVAVWIAHHLPWLTNWWNTQRLFPSSSVKARNPTIYSREDKPLTVKFAQRAHNKQVTQQGEHESLHRDMIVGFGKWGWSPLQPDNPFAGVGDEVKVHLWHGVEDLFVPVALSRHLSKRLPRVIYHELPTAGHLFPLADGMPDVIVKSLLLGDE; encoded by the exons ATGCCGGCCG GCGCTGCCATGAAGCTGCCACTGGCTCTGCTCGTGTTCTTCTCGGCGCTGCTCTACAGCCAGATTCAGCCGCCGCCTCAAAAGGTTCCCGGCTCGCCGGGCGGGCCTCCGGTCACGGCGACCAGGACGAAGCTCAGGGACGGCAGGCACGTTGCCTACCTGGAATCCGGCGTCCCAAAGGAGCGGGCCAGGTTCAAGATCATATTCGTCCATGGCTTCTTCTGCTGCAGGCACGACGTGCTCAACGTCTCCCAG GGGCTGCTACAAGACCTTGGCATCTACCTGCTGTCCTTTGACCGGCCGGGGTACTGCGAAAGCGACGCGCACCCGGCACGGACGGAGGAGAGCATCGCCGTCGACATCGCCGAGCTCGCCGACAACCTGCAGCTGGGGCCCAGGTTCCACCTCATGGGCTTCTCCATGGGCGGCGAGATCATGTGGAGCTGCCTCAAGCACATCCCGCACAG GCTCTCCGGCGTGGCCATTCTCGCGCCGGTGGGCAACTACTGGTGGTCGGGCCTGCCGGCGGAGGTGTGGTACGCGCAGTTCCCGCAGGACCGGGTCGCCGTCTGGATCGCCCACCACCTCCCGTGGCTGACCAACTGGTGGAACACCCAGCGGCTGTTCCCAAGCTCCAGCGTCAAAGCCCGGAACCCCACCATCTACTCCAGGGAAGACAAGCCGCTCACCGTCAAATTCGCCCAGCGAGCCCACAAT AAGCAGGTCACGCAGCAGGGGGAGCACGAGTCCCTGCACCGGGACATGATCGTCGGGTTCGGAAAGTGGGGATGGAGCCCGCTGCAGCCGGACAACCCGTTCGCCGGCGTCGGCGACGAGGTGAAGGTGCATCTGTGGCACGGGGTAGAGGATTTGTTCGTGCCTGTCGCCCTGTCGCGGCACCTCAGCAAGAGGCTCCCCCGGGTGATCTACCACGAGCTCCCGACGGCCGGCCACCTGTTCCCGCTCGCCGACGGAATGCCCGATGTCATCGTCAAGTCGCTGCTGCTCGGAGACGAGTGA